One Kribbella sp. NBC_00662 genomic region harbors:
- a CDS encoding YndJ family transporter, producing MIVLVHAVVGLGMLIVVPLGLTLLPTRTTSTRWWFAFAVPGAVSLWLPRGVVSIILASVYFAGTVVLIALAARHFLHHRALQVRHIALYIALYTALVTPSIAALALVAERSSYELFGFNLTVLSLTVAHFHFAGFAAALMAYLSADGLAAVSVPVGTLLVLIGFFLGDPVELAGAVVLTAGMWLVGWNLWRRSRRTDRSTAILLVVSGSVLVVTMLLAVSWALGHVVDTPYLPLEWMVATHGVANAVGFALCGVLAMRREGAG from the coding sequence TTGATCGTCCTCGTCCACGCGGTGGTGGGCCTGGGCATGCTCATCGTCGTACCTCTCGGACTCACTCTGCTCCCGACGCGAACCACCAGCACCCGCTGGTGGTTCGCGTTCGCCGTTCCGGGCGCCGTGTCGCTCTGGCTACCGCGCGGCGTAGTTTCGATCATCCTCGCGTCGGTCTACTTCGCCGGCACGGTTGTCCTCATCGCATTGGCTGCAAGGCATTTCTTGCACCACAGAGCGCTACAAGTGCGCCACATCGCCTTGTACATCGCCTTGTACACCGCACTGGTCACTCCGTCGATCGCTGCGCTCGCATTGGTCGCCGAGCGTTCGTCGTACGAACTGTTCGGCTTCAACCTCACCGTGCTGTCGCTGACGGTTGCGCACTTCCACTTCGCAGGCTTTGCGGCCGCACTGATGGCGTACCTCTCTGCGGACGGTCTGGCAGCTGTCAGCGTCCCGGTGGGCACTCTGCTCGTCCTGATCGGGTTCTTCCTCGGCGACCCGGTGGAGCTCGCAGGAGCCGTCGTACTGACCGCAGGGATGTGGCTGGTTGGCTGGAACCTCTGGCGACGGTCGCGGCGAACTGACCGGAGTACTGCGATCCTGCTGGTCGTGTCGGGATCTGTGCTCGTGGTGACGATGCTGTTGGCGGTCAGTTGGGCACTGGGGCATGTGGTGGATACGCCGTATCTACCGTTGGAGTGGATGGTCGCAACGCACGGCGTGGCGAACGCGGTCGGATTTGC
- a CDS encoding LCP family protein, with translation MSETQPIDPRYGNRSPRPAGKPKKRRNWFLRTVGLIVLLFVLMLIAVPLYAWSRIDKIEAMPTGQRPAETAGTTYLMVGSDAREDLSRAERARLHTGGDAGPARTDSIMLMHVPKSGPTVLISIPRDSAVNIPGVEGKQKINAAFNKSPALLIQTIENVTGLRIDHYVEVGFGGFASVIDSIGGIQMCLPKAMNDDKAHINLPAGCQKLDGVNALGYVRSRHADGQNDFGRVERQRQMVGAIAKKASSPSTFLNPVRYYNVATKGVDALTVDKDMSLFDFIRFARGMRAISGSGGVTLTVPVSDDNYQLGHGRGVAVKWDTKKATALFNAIKQDNTSGLKSS, from the coding sequence ATGAGTGAAACGCAGCCCATCGACCCGCGATACGGGAACCGGTCGCCGCGCCCGGCAGGCAAGCCGAAGAAGCGGCGTAACTGGTTCCTCCGCACCGTCGGACTGATCGTCCTGCTGTTCGTTCTCATGCTGATCGCGGTCCCGCTGTACGCATGGAGCCGGATCGACAAGATCGAGGCGATGCCGACCGGACAGCGACCGGCCGAAACCGCGGGTACGACGTACCTGATGGTCGGATCGGACGCCCGTGAGGACCTCAGCCGGGCCGAGCGCGCCCGGCTGCACACCGGCGGCGACGCCGGGCCGGCGCGGACCGACTCGATCATGCTGATGCATGTGCCGAAGTCCGGGCCGACGGTGCTGATCAGCATCCCGCGCGACAGCGCGGTCAACATCCCGGGCGTCGAGGGCAAGCAGAAGATCAACGCCGCCTTCAACAAGAGCCCGGCGCTGCTGATCCAGACCATCGAGAACGTCACCGGGCTGCGCATCGACCACTACGTCGAGGTCGGCTTCGGCGGTTTCGCGTCGGTGATCGACAGTATCGGCGGGATCCAGATGTGCTTGCCGAAGGCAATGAATGACGACAAGGCGCATATCAACCTGCCGGCCGGTTGCCAGAAGCTCGACGGCGTGAACGCGCTCGGCTACGTGCGGTCCCGGCACGCCGACGGGCAGAACGACTTCGGCCGGGTCGAGCGGCAGCGGCAGATGGTCGGCGCGATCGCGAAGAAGGCCAGCTCGCCGTCGACGTTCCTGAACCCGGTGCGGTACTACAACGTCGCGACCAAGGGCGTCGACGCGTTGACCGTAGACAAGGACATGAGCCTGTTCGACTTCATCCGGTTCGCACGCGGCATGCGGGCGATCTCCGGCAGCGGCGGGGTCACACTCACGGTCCCGGTCAGCGATGACAACTACCAGTTGGGCCATGGCCGCGGCGTCGCGGTGAAGTGGGACACGAAGAAGGCCACGGCGCTCTTCAATGCGATCAAGCAGGACAACACCAGCGGCCTGAAGAGCAGTTGA